GTAGCGGTGTTTAAAAATCTTATAAGTTTGAAATACAAGACAAAGTGCCGGATGAGCACCGCCTTTCGAGTGCTCTGTTGTCGGATTTGGGGCATTTCTGTCGAAACTGCCGCACAGAGTCTGCTGAAGTTGAAGCACGTTTTGAACATCGGAGGGTTTTCTCTGTACCCGATGTCTTGTTGTACTTGGATTTGGGGGGTTCCTGGGGTGCAGATTTTCCCGTTTGCCTCTAGCATAACATACAGATGGAAGAGACGGCACAGCTCGTTTCTTCAGAGCAGCTGAAGACATAAACTCAGGATGTTTCTACAGTCTGGATAATTCAGTGTTGGTATAGGTCttctatttaattattattatcaagaaATAATCGTTTTGAAATAAAGCTATGCTAGTGTTGCTTCTAAAACTGCGGCCTCGCAGGTCTTATCTGGATGTTGGTATTGACGGTAGAGTCGCGGTCTTTACTAAAGCCCCATTGAAGAATCGCCTTTGAAATAACTGATTTGAAAATGTCTGAGATAAACAAAGCGACTACGACTACGCTTGTTCGGCATGTTATAAAAGCGTATCGGTGGAAAAACTCGAAATACTCCTAATTTCACGGGGATAAAACTGTCTTATTTGACAAAACTTGTCCGTCTCCTTCTTAGAAACAGCGAGTCCGGGAGTGTGTTAATGACACCGAACATAGAGCAAAATAAAtcatcagttttaaataattcagaattCATTCTTATTGGGTTACATGACCGTCAGTCTCGACTGTATTATTTACACCTTGTTTTTATCTTTACTGACGGTttaagtacatttattttagaaatagacGATGAAGTGCCGGGTGAGCACCGCCTTTCGTGTGCGCTGTTCTTGGACTCTGGGCAATTCTGTCAGAATTATCGTACAGAAAAATCTGTAACTCAACTGCATATTAAAGACCAGGGGGTTTTCTCCGtatttggtgtatttgatcatCGATTCTGTGTATTTGTGAGGATTACGGGGCAGTTTTGTGCGGGGAGAAAACACAAGTGCGAGCGGGCTGTGCGGAGcggagctgcagcagcagcagcggttGAGTCTCCACGGTTCTCATGCGGCCTTGAAGTTCCGCCTGCGCGCGGAGCCGCAGACAGTCCGACAGCAGACAGAGACGCAGCGATGGCAGAAGAAGTCGCtccggcccccgccgccgcgcCGGCCAAGGCGCCCAAGAAGAAGAGCGCCGCCAAGCCCAAGAAAGCGGGCCCCAGCGTGGGAGAGCTCATCCTGCAGGCCGTGTCCGCCTCCAAGGAGCGGAGCGGCGTGTCCCTGGCCGCCCTGAAGAAGTCCCTGGCGGCCGGCGGCTACGACGTGGAGAAGAACAACTCCCGCGTCAAGCTGGCCATCAAGAGCCTGGTGACCAAGGGCACCCTGGTGCAGACCAAGGGCACCGGCGCCTCGGGCTCCTTCAAGCTCAACAAGAAGCAGGCGGAGACCAAGCCCAAGCCCGTGAAGaaagccgccgccgccgccaaaGCCAAGAAGCCGGCGGCCAAGAAACCCGCAGCGGCTAAGAAGCCAGCGGCCGCCAAGAAGTCGCCCAAGAAGGCGGCGACCAAGAAGCCAGCGGCCGCCAAGAAGTCGCCCAAGAAAGCCGCGAAGCCCGCAGCGGCCAAGAAGGCGACCAAGAGCCCCAAGAAGGCCAAGAAGCCAGCGGCGCCTAAGAAGGCGAAGAGCCCGAAGAAAGCCAAGGCAGCGAAGCCCAAGGTGGCCAAACCCAAGACGGCCAAAGCTAAGAAAGCGGCTCCCAAGAAGAAGTGAGCGATCGACCCTCGAGTTAATTTCCTACAAACCCAAAGGCTCTTCTAAGAGCCACCAGCCCTTCCGAGAGAGAGCGCAGACTTTCCCTTTTCACCGCTTGAAAGCGCCGGTTCGCTCGATAGGGGGGGAGACATAATTATTTTACACAATGGGGGGGATTGAGTTGTAGTTTTTATTAATGATACTGAAATGCGATGCTGggtaaaatgtacaaatgtaaatattctAAATACTACTGTAGAGAGTGGGTGCCCAGAGGAGGTGTAGAATTAAAAGgcctttttgttaaataaacgtCCTGATCTCCATTGAACAGCGTTGTGACTCCTTGCATCTCCTTTTCATTTAATGAATTTAGTTGAGGCGAAATGTTACATTGTTACATTGCACGGGGGTTTTCATTAGTGTGTGACTTGCAATTCGTGACTGCTAGTCTCGCAGCTATAGCGGACATGTGAAAAGGCGTAACGTGACAGATGTGTCACTCTAATAGCGACAATGGTGACTTTTCAATATCGAGCCCTCGCAGGCGGGTGATCCAGATTCTTATGGGAGTGGAGCTTAATTCCACTCAATGTAGCGTGGTTACTGAGAGTCAGACGGTGGTGAAATTCACTAAAATATACGTTTTTAAGCATGAAAATGACCGTTTAAGCaaagtgttttgcacattatctGTTGCAGTTTTGCTAATCGCCTGTTGTTCTGCACATGGCCTGTTGTGTCTTTTTTTATGCaactttattgttgtttttataacCACTTaacgtctgagagctagctaaatagcatttcgctattccatatacctgtgtatgtgaataatgaaaataagcttgatattgaaaaacaaatatttgtcaTCGCTCGGCAGCAGAGCCGCGCTCTGTGTTCAGAGTCCGAATTTCCCTCCTGCCTGTTGATTGGTGGAGACCGAGAGCGCCGCTTGGCAGCACTGATCTCTGATTGGGTGGAGAGCTTGTTCCCGTCCATCCAATCAAATTCAGCCGCGACTCTTCAAAAACGGGGCGGCAGACAGTTTGTGATCAGTATTGTCAGACTTCTTCGGACAAGCTTGACAGTGCAAGATGAGCGGCAGAGGAAAGACCGGCGGTAAGGCCAGAGCCAAGGCCAAGACTCGCTCTTCCAGGGCCGGACTGCAGTTCCCTGTGGGCCGTGTCCACCGGCTGCTGCGCAAGGGAAACTATGCCGAGCGGGTCGGCGCCGGAGCCCCGGTGTATCTGGCCGCGGTGCTGGAGTACCTGACCGCCGAGATCCTGGAGCTGGCTGGCAACGCCGCCCGGGACAACAAGAAGACCCGCATCATCCCCCGGCACCTGCAGCTGGCCGTCCGCAACGACGAGGAGCTGAACAAGCTGCTGGGCGGCGTGACCATCGCGCAGGGCGGCGTGCTGCCCAACATCCAGGCGGTGCTGCTGCCCAAGAAGACCGAGAAGCCGGCCAAGAGCAAGTAAACAGCCCGGCAGAGACCTCCGACTGACCCGAAAaacaaaggctcttttaagagccaccCACAGCCTCTTCAAATGAGCgagttcttgtttttattaatatgagTGCAATATTTATACACGGGTCGAAGCACGTGTGTTTTCCCCCTGAGGTTTTAGCAGTGATGTCTGTGGCTCAGAATCACAGCCGCTGTGTGGACGAGCGATTTCTGTTGCGCTCGCAAGACAGTTCATAcaatcattttctttgttcaGTTCGTTCAAGTAGATTTTCGCCTTTTAATTCTAAACGAGCAGAGTAAACCGGGTTCCTTGTAGTACTTGTCATGGGGTTTAGAAGATTGTTCTCTTCATTCACATTATTctatcacatttttattattgcataACGAGCTGTAAAGTTCAACAGAAATCGGGGTCCCTCAGCACAACACTCCTCCCCCGAGTCACAGGATGACCTTTTCCATTGCAATATATATGTGATTTAACTTCGTTCTAGTCAATTAAACGATTTCATGATTTGATGGAAGTATATTCTTGTCCTGGATTATTATAGTTAAAAGAAATCAAGGTCCTTGACAGGTTATTGATTTCTAGGTATAAAAACGCCTTTATACTTTGATTTGACAAAACAAAGAAGATCGGAGAGGGTGTATGAACTGCGCGCTCCTTCTCAAAGTATCCAATCAGCGAGAGGCTCCCGGGGCCCTTCAGCCAATCAGGACGGGGCTGCCTGCGCATATAAACCCGAGTGCGGGCTGCTGCTCTCAGTACAGTGCTGATTGTGAAGAGCAGCGAGGAAGATGGCGAGAACCAAGCAGACCGCTCGCAAGTCCACCGGCGGCAAGGCGCCCAGGAAGCAGCTGGCC
This DNA window, taken from Lepisosteus oculatus isolate fLepOcu1 chromosome 23, fLepOcu1.hap2, whole genome shotgun sequence, encodes the following:
- the LOC138224649 gene encoding histone H1-like encodes the protein MAEEVAPAPAAAPAKAPKKKSAAKPKKAGPSVGELILQAVSASKERSGVSLAALKKSLAAGGYDVEKNNSRVKLAIKSLVTKGTLVQTKGTGASGSFKLNKKQAETKPKPVKKAAAAAKAKKPAAKKPAAAKKPAAAKKSPKKAATKKPAAAKKSPKKAAKPAAAKKATKSPKKAKKPAAPKKAKSPKKAKAAKPKVAKPKTAKAKKAAPKKK
- the LOC138224653 gene encoding histone H2AX-like, whose amino-acid sequence is MSGRGKTGGKARAKAKTRSSRAGLQFPVGRVHRLLRKGNYAERVGAGAPVYLAAVLEYLTAEILELAGNAARDNKKTRIIPRHLQLAVRNDEELNKLLGGVTIAQGGVLPNIQAVLLPKKTEKPAKSKARVKCKMSGRGKTGGKARAKAKTRSSRAGLQFPVGRVHRLLRKGNYAERVGAGAPVYLAAVLEYLTAEILELAGNAARDNKKTRIIPRHLQLAVRNDEELNKLLGGVTIAQGGVLPNIQAVLLPKKTEKPAKSK